Proteins from a single region of Dissulfurirhabdus thermomarina:
- a CDS encoding MotE family protein: protein MHRRRPTDMDSLNPALLRTLFGAGLLKALAGAALLCTLLTSPRAVATAQDPPAPPAPARATAPEHRGQAQARGEIPCQPETAAILAAQLRSLREREAEIRRRAEELDLLQNDLTGRLRELQRLQSGLERPVKKAKKQAEARFEHLVGVYSAMDPQRAALLLGKLDEATVARIFETMKSKKVARIMTYLDPAKAARISRMLSHHGIRFDKKS, encoded by the coding sequence ATGCACCGGAGACGCCCCACCGACATGGACAGCCTGAACCCCGCGCTCCTCCGAACCCTCTTCGGTGCGGGCCTCCTCAAGGCCCTGGCCGGAGCCGCCCTCCTGTGCACCCTGCTCACTTCGCCCAGGGCCGTGGCCACGGCCCAGGATCCCCCGGCGCCGCCCGCCCCAGCCCGGGCCACGGCCCCGGAGCACCGGGGCCAAGCCCAGGCCCGGGGCGAGATCCCCTGCCAGCCCGAGACCGCGGCCATCCTCGCCGCCCAGCTCCGTTCCCTCCGCGAACGGGAGGCCGAGATCCGGCGGCGGGCGGAGGAACTCGACCTCCTCCAAAACGACCTCACCGGCCGGCTCCGGGAGCTGCAGCGGCTCCAGTCCGGGCTCGAGCGCCCGGTGAAGAAGGCCAAGAAGCAGGCCGAGGCCCGGTTCGAGCACCTGGTGGGCGTCTACAGCGCCATGGACCCCCAGCGGGCCGCCCTCCTCCTGGGAAAGCTGGACGAGGCCACCGTGGCCAGGATCTTCGAGACCATGAAGAGCAAGAAGGTGGCCCGCATCATGACCTACCTCGACCCGGCCAAGGCCGCCCGGATCAGCCGCATGCTCTCCCACCACGGCATCCGCTTCGACAAGAAGTCCTGA
- the rimP gene encoding ribosome maturation factor RimP: protein MAPDELEREAREISQAVRHLAEPLVRQEGMELVDVQYHGGRGGRLLRLVIDKPGGVTVDDCAEVSRWVGDALDVHDPVPGPYRLEVSSPGINRPLTREADFERFAGEKVLVQLKAPLEGRKTFRGVLEGLSDGAIRLRAVEGGEVRLPLGMVRKARLDIL from the coding sequence ATGGCACCGGACGAGCTGGAACGGGAGGCCCGGGAGATCAGCCAGGCGGTGCGCCACCTGGCCGAGCCCCTGGTGCGGCAGGAGGGCATGGAGCTGGTGGACGTGCAATACCACGGCGGCCGGGGGGGGCGGCTCCTCCGCCTCGTCATCGACAAGCCCGGGGGGGTCACCGTGGACGACTGCGCCGAGGTGAGCCGCTGGGTGGGAGACGCCCTGGACGTCCACGACCCCGTCCCCGGTCCCTACCGGCTCGAGGTCTCTTCCCCGGGGATCAACCGCCCACTGACCCGGGAGGCCGACTTCGAGCGTTTCGCCGGAGAAAAGGTCCTCGTCCAGCTCAAGGCTCCGCTGGAGGGCCGAAAGACCTTCCGGGGCGTCCTCGAGGGCCTCTCGGACGGCGCCATCCGCCTCCGCGCCGTGGAGGGCGGCGAGGTCCGGCTGCCGCTGGGCATGGTGCGCAAGGCGCGGCTGGACATCCTCTAG
- the nusA gene encoding transcription termination factor NusA: MGLELKRIIDQVSKEKGLDREILVSALEEAIKSAVKKRYGARLELEVHYDEATGDLEVFQFRTVVEEVEDDQTEISMEEARELDPDSELGDSIGTAMDISSLGRIAAQSARQVIIQRMKSAERDLIYEEYKGREGEIVNGIIQRYERGNVIVNLGRTEAILPHSEQISSESYRRGDRLKAYILEVRKSTTEPQIVLSRTHPNFLVKLFELEVPEMADGIVRIMGVARDPGSRAKIAVASSDSDVDPVGACVGMRGSRVQAVVQELRGEKIDIVPWNLDPAKYVYNALSPAECSRVIVDDANQALEVIVPDDQLSLAIGRQGQNVRLAARLLGWRIDVKSETRYIHLQDPDYRALLRIPGMTENLADKLYDNDFTSPARLAEADPEELAAALELEPELAAELVEGARNLPPESETDEETGGEEGEEDEAAGAGAAAQAAEEAAPAEAPEEETA, encoded by the coding sequence ATGGGACTGGAACTCAAGCGAATCATCGACCAGGTGAGCAAGGAGAAGGGACTCGACCGGGAAATCCTCGTCTCGGCCCTCGAGGAGGCCATCAAGTCGGCGGTCAAGAAGCGCTACGGCGCCCGCCTCGAGCTGGAGGTCCACTACGACGAGGCCACGGGGGATCTGGAGGTCTTCCAGTTCCGCACGGTGGTGGAGGAGGTCGAGGACGACCAGACCGAGATCTCCATGGAGGAGGCCCGCGAGCTGGACCCCGACAGCGAGCTGGGCGACAGCATCGGGACCGCCATGGACATCTCGTCCCTCGGCCGGATCGCCGCCCAGTCCGCCCGGCAGGTCATCATCCAGCGGATGAAGAGCGCCGAGCGCGACCTCATCTACGAGGAGTACAAGGGCCGGGAGGGCGAGATCGTCAACGGCATCATCCAGCGCTACGAGCGGGGCAACGTCATCGTGAACCTCGGCCGCACCGAGGCCATTCTGCCCCACAGCGAGCAGATCTCCTCCGAGAGCTACCGCCGGGGCGACCGCCTCAAGGCCTACATCCTCGAGGTCCGAAAATCCACCACCGAGCCCCAGATCGTCCTCTCCCGCACCCACCCGAACTTCCTGGTCAAGCTCTTCGAACTGGAGGTCCCGGAGATGGCCGACGGCATCGTCCGGATCATGGGCGTCGCCCGCGACCCGGGCAGCCGGGCCAAGATCGCCGTGGCCTCCAGCGATTCCGACGTGGACCCGGTGGGGGCCTGCGTGGGGATGCGGGGCTCCCGGGTCCAGGCGGTGGTGCAGGAGCTTCGGGGGGAAAAGATCGACATCGTGCCGTGGAACCTCGACCCGGCCAAGTACGTCTACAATGCCCTGTCCCCGGCCGAGTGCTCGCGGGTCATCGTGGACGACGCCAACCAGGCCCTGGAGGTCATCGTCCCGGACGACCAGCTCTCGCTGGCCATCGGGCGCCAGGGGCAGAACGTGCGCCTGGCGGCGCGGCTCTTGGGCTGGCGGATCGACGTCAAGAGCGAGACCCGCTACATCCACCTCCAGGACCCGGACTACCGGGCCCTGCTGCGGATCCCGGGGATGACGGAGAACCTGGCCGACAAGCTCTACGACAACGACTTCACCTCGCCGGCCCGCCTGGCCGAGGCCGACCCCGAGGAACTGGCTGCCGCCCTGGAGCTGGAGCCGGAGCTGGCAGCCGAGCTGGTGGAAGGCGCCCGGAACCTCCCGCCGGAGAGCGAGACGGACGAGGAGACGGGCGGCGAAGAAGGCGAAGAAGACGAGGCCGCGGGGGCCGGAGCCGCCGCCCAGGCGGCGGAGGAGGCGGCGCCCGCCGAGGCCCCGGAGGAGGAGACGGCCTGA
- a CDS encoding YlxR family protein, giving the protein MTAPTRTCIACGRKAEKNRLIRLVARDGRVCLDTRGTLPGRGAYVCAGGGCLERLARDRRGRLHRAFRGPVEPGDLVAAAEAQPAPRH; this is encoded by the coding sequence ATGACAGCACCGACGCGGACGTGCATCGCCTGCGGCCGGAAGGCCGAAAAGAACCGGCTGATTCGCCTGGTCGCCCGGGACGGGCGCGTCTGCCTCGACACCCGCGGCACCCTGCCGGGACGGGGCGCCTACGTCTGCGCCGGCGGCGGCTGCCTCGAGCGGCTGGCACGAGACCGGCGGGGCCGGCTCCACCGGGCCTTCCGGGGCCCCGTGGAGCCGGGAGACCTGGTTGCGGCGGCGGAGGCGCAACCCGCACCGCGGCACTGA
- the infB gene encoding translation initiation factor IF-2 — protein sequence MGKVRVHELAKEFGLTSKEMEARVRELGFEIKSYMSTLEDYEVDAIRRKMRGGGEAAEATGGDKPRAKKVIRRRHQVFRIKKIIKGGTETEVAPSEAAAPGGETPETPPPSPEPAPAAESAPAAAAEPPAAAAEAEGPPAPEEPEAPPPGKSAAPEPEAAKTFVKILDHPRIVLPEPAAPPPQSRRTQPPGGEFEATGQPLASDIPPTDKKGKKKGKRVVQISTITEDRGRKRAPGRRMKERKKPIKKLLVEEIDLDAKGAPVDAGLSLSLSARKSAKRHRGGGEAGAAGAPKEGKRKILIHETIPVGELAKRMSVKAADVIMKLMGLGVMATANQAIDYDAAVLVASEFGYEVEKRAVAEDLLQEEEVQGGEPVPRPPVVTVMGHVDHGKTSLLDAIRKADVVSQEAGGITQHIGAYHVRLPAGQEVVFLDTPGHAAFTAMRARGAKVTDIVILIVAADDGVMAQTREAIDHARAADVPIIVAINKIDKPDANPDRVKKELAELGLIPEEWGGQTIFVEISAKKKIGIEALLEMLALQAEVMELKADPVRPARGHVIEARLDKGRGPVATVLVTEGTLRTGDAVVCGLHHGRVRAMLNDKGVRVEEAGPSIPVEIQGLSGVPEAGDELAVLSDEKKAREVAEYRQMKAREAELAKAGKVTLEGLFERMQEQELKELNIVLKADVQGSVEALGEALRKMSTPEIRVNIVHSGIGAISESDILLASASGAIVIGFNVRPNPQAKALAEKEEVDVRFYDVIYQALDEVRNSMVGLLEPVFEEKVLGQAEVRETFHVPKVGTVAGCFVQEGVVRRNAQARLFRDNVVVYNGKIASLRRFKDDVKEVQAGYECGIGLERFNDIKVGDIIEVYRMEEVAPELETAQPGGEGQGG from the coding sequence ATGGGAAAGGTAAGAGTCCACGAGCTGGCCAAGGAATTCGGCTTGACCAGCAAGGAGATGGAGGCCCGGGTCCGCGAGCTCGGCTTCGAGATAAAGAGCTACATGAGCACCCTCGAGGACTACGAGGTGGACGCCATCCGCCGGAAGATGCGCGGCGGGGGCGAGGCGGCCGAGGCAACCGGCGGGGACAAGCCCCGGGCCAAGAAGGTCATCCGGCGCCGCCACCAGGTCTTCCGGATCAAGAAGATCATCAAGGGCGGGACCGAGACCGAGGTCGCGCCCTCCGAGGCGGCCGCCCCCGGGGGCGAGACGCCGGAGACCCCGCCCCCCTCCCCCGAGCCGGCGCCGGCCGCCGAATCGGCACCAGCCGCCGCGGCGGAACCCCCCGCCGCCGCGGCGGAGGCCGAAGGGCCTCCGGCCCCGGAGGAGCCCGAAGCGCCGCCCCCGGGGAAAAGCGCCGCCCCCGAACCCGAGGCCGCCAAGACCTTCGTCAAGATCCTCGACCATCCGCGGATCGTCCTGCCCGAGCCCGCCGCGCCGCCCCCCCAGAGCCGGCGCACCCAGCCCCCGGGCGGGGAATTCGAGGCCACCGGCCAGCCCCTGGCCTCCGACATCCCCCCCACCGACAAGAAGGGGAAGAAGAAGGGCAAGCGCGTGGTCCAGATCTCCACCATCACCGAGGACCGCGGCCGGAAACGGGCCCCGGGCCGCCGCATGAAGGAGCGGAAGAAGCCCATCAAGAAGCTCCTCGTGGAGGAGATCGACCTCGACGCCAAGGGCGCCCCCGTGGACGCCGGCCTCTCCCTCTCCCTCTCCGCCCGCAAATCCGCCAAGAGGCACCGCGGCGGCGGTGAGGCTGGAGCCGCCGGTGCCCCGAAGGAAGGCAAGCGCAAGATTCTCATCCACGAGACCATCCCCGTGGGAGAGCTCGCCAAGCGGATGTCCGTCAAGGCGGCCGACGTCATCATGAAGCTCATGGGGCTTGGCGTCATGGCCACGGCCAACCAGGCCATCGACTACGACGCCGCGGTGCTCGTGGCCTCCGAGTTCGGCTACGAGGTGGAGAAGCGGGCCGTGGCGGAGGACCTCCTCCAGGAAGAAGAGGTCCAGGGGGGCGAGCCGGTGCCGCGTCCCCCGGTGGTCACGGTCATGGGCCACGTGGACCACGGCAAGACCAGCCTCCTCGACGCCATCCGCAAGGCCGACGTGGTCTCCCAGGAGGCCGGCGGCATCACCCAGCACATCGGGGCCTACCACGTGCGCCTGCCCGCGGGGCAGGAGGTGGTCTTCCTCGACACCCCGGGGCACGCCGCCTTCACCGCCATGCGCGCCCGCGGGGCCAAGGTGACCGACATCGTCATCCTCATCGTGGCCGCCGACGACGGTGTCATGGCCCAGACCCGGGAGGCCATCGACCACGCCCGCGCGGCGGACGTGCCCATCATCGTGGCCATCAACAAGATCGACAAGCCGGACGCCAACCCCGACCGGGTGAAGAAGGAGCTGGCCGAGCTCGGCCTCATCCCCGAGGAGTGGGGCGGCCAGACCATCTTCGTGGAGATCTCCGCCAAGAAGAAGATCGGCATCGAGGCCCTGCTCGAGATGCTGGCCCTGCAGGCGGAGGTCATGGAGCTCAAGGCCGACCCGGTCCGGCCGGCCCGCGGCCACGTCATCGAGGCCCGGCTCGACAAGGGCCGGGGCCCGGTGGCCACGGTGCTCGTCACGGAGGGAACGCTCCGGACGGGCGACGCCGTGGTCTGCGGCCTCCACCACGGCCGGGTCCGGGCCATGCTGAACGACAAGGGCGTCCGCGTGGAGGAGGCCGGCCCCTCCATCCCCGTGGAGATCCAGGGCCTGTCCGGCGTCCCCGAGGCCGGCGACGAGCTGGCCGTGCTCTCCGACGAGAAGAAGGCCCGGGAGGTCGCCGAGTACCGGCAGATGAAGGCCCGGGAGGCGGAGCTCGCCAAGGCGGGCAAGGTCACCCTCGAGGGCCTCTTCGAGCGGATGCAGGAGCAGGAACTCAAGGAGCTCAACATCGTCCTCAAGGCCGACGTCCAGGGATCCGTGGAGGCCCTGGGAGAGGCCCTCCGGAAGATGAGCACCCCGGAGATCCGGGTCAACATCGTCCACAGCGGCATCGGGGCCATCTCCGAGTCGGACATCCTGCTCGCCTCCGCCTCCGGGGCCATCGTCATCGGCTTCAACGTCCGGCCCAACCCCCAGGCCAAGGCCCTGGCCGAGAAGGAAGAAGTGGACGTCCGGTTCTACGACGTCATCTACCAGGCCCTGGACGAGGTCCGGAACAGCATGGTGGGACTCCTCGAGCCGGTCTTCGAGGAGAAGGTCCTCGGGCAGGCAGAGGTCCGCGAGACCTTCCACGTCCCCAAGGTGGGCACCGTGGCCGGCTGCTTCGTCCAGGAGGGCGTGGTCCGCCGCAACGCCCAGGCCCGGCTCTTCCGGGACAACGTGGTGGTCTACAACGGCAAGATCGCCTCCCTGCGCCGCTTCAAGGACGACGTGAAGGAGGTGCAGGCGGGCTACGAGTGCGGTATCGGCCTCGAGCGATTCAACGACATCAAGGTCGGGGACATCATCGAGGTCTACCGCATGGAAGAGGTGGCGCCGGAGCTGGAGACGGCCCAGCCCGGCGGCGAGGGACAGGGAGGCTGA
- a CDS encoding DUF503 domain-containing protein, with translation MVAPPAGHMVVGIAHIRVRLPENHSLKGKRRVMQSLMGQVRNRFGVAVSEVADHDDWQRGTIGISAVGNSRPVINGALDKVLDFIEGTCLVEVVETDIEILNFS, from the coding sequence GTGGTCGCACCCCCTGCCGGGCACATGGTCGTGGGCATCGCGCACATCCGGGTCCGCCTCCCGGAAAACCATTCCCTCAAGGGAAAGCGGCGGGTCATGCAGAGTCTCATGGGACAGGTCCGAAACCGCTTCGGGGTGGCCGTCTCGGAGGTGGCCGACCACGACGACTGGCAGCGGGGGACCATCGGCATCTCCGCGGTGGGCAACAGCCGGCCCGTCATCAACGGCGCCCTGGACAAGGTCCTCGACTTCATCGAGGGGACCTGCCTGGTGGAGGTCGTGGAGACGGACATCGAGATCCTCAACTTCTCCTGA
- the rbfA gene encoding 30S ribosome-binding factor RbfA: protein MPHKSQRARRVGDLIRDEMADLLQRRIKDPRVQGLITVMAVEVTADLRHARVQVSVLGGQDRRDAAMAGLESAKGFVRRALGRRLDLRRTPEITFSLDRSLDAQERIQRLLAGEAE from the coding sequence ATGCCGCACAAGTCACAGCGGGCGCGCCGGGTGGGCGACCTGATCCGCGACGAGATGGCCGATCTCCTCCAGCGCCGGATCAAGGACCCCAGGGTCCAGGGCCTCATCACGGTCATGGCCGTGGAGGTCACCGCCGACCTCCGCCACGCCCGGGTCCAGGTCTCGGTCCTGGGCGGGCAGGACCGCCGCGACGCGGCCATGGCCGGCCTGGAGAGCGCCAAGGGCTTCGTCCGCCGGGCCCTCGGCCGCCGGCTGGATCTCCGGCGGACGCCCGAGATCACCTTCAGCCTGGACCGTTCCCTGGACGCCCAGGAACGGATCCAGCGCCTGCTGGCCGGCGAGGCCGAGTGA